One stretch of Balneolaceae bacterium DNA includes these proteins:
- the rpsF gene encoding 30S ribosomal protein S6, with protein sequence MSKNYYELTYILNPVLEDEQYDEIVNRYEKFIGDHDGELDETDRWGNRKFEHEMDGRTSGYYVNCYFRAPGELIADLERTLRLDDEVLRYLTLKYDAKMMRHRELQRKGAVPSILDLQEETEEGEDDDE encoded by the coding sequence ATGAGCAAGAACTACTACGAGCTTACCTATATTCTGAATCCCGTACTGGAAGACGAGCAGTACGACGAAATCGTCAACCGGTACGAGAAGTTTATCGGTGACCACGACGGCGAGTTGGACGAGACCGACCGCTGGGGCAACCGAAAGTTCGAGCATGAAATGGACGGCCGGACCAGCGGCTACTACGTCAACTGCTACTTCCGCGCCCCCGGTGAACTCATCGCCGATCTGGAACGCACCCTTCGCCTGGATGACGAAGTCCTCCGATACCTCACCCTCAAGTACGACGCCAAGATGATGCGCCACCGCGAGCTGCAGCGCAAGGGCGCCGTACCCAGCATTCTTGATCTTCAGGAGGAAACTGAGGAAGGCGAAGATGACGATGAATAG
- the rpsR gene encoding 30S ribosomal protein S18, which yields MINNPSHPKKGQIKTRECKFTKAGVEYIDYKETDTLERFMNDQGKILPRRVTGTSAKFQRQLTTAIKRARFLGMIPYVADNMR from the coding sequence ATGATTAATAATCCATCACATCCGAAGAAAGGCCAGATCAAGACCCGGGAGTGCAAGTTCACCAAAGCCGGGGTCGAATACATCGATTACAAGGAAACCGACACCCTGGAGCGCTTCATGAATGACCAGGGTAAGATCCTCCCGCGACGGGTGACCGGCACAAGCGCCAAGTTTCAGCGCCAGCTCACCACGGCCATCAAGCGTGCCCGTTTCCTGGGGATGATTCCCTATGTGGCCGACAACATGCGATAA
- the rplI gene encoding 50S ribosomal protein L9, whose translation MPKYMQLILKEDVEKLGEAGDIVDVKPGYGRNFLIPQGKAVIASDGAMKQLERMKETAERRAELTVEKAQDMADRLETTSVTIPVTVGEDEKIHGSVTNQDIAEALAERDIEIDRRKISLDQDISSLGEYTATISLLGDLKSQIKVWVVKE comes from the coding sequence ATGCCCAAGTACATGCAATTAATACTGAAAGAAGACGTTGAAAAGCTCGGCGAGGCCGGGGACATTGTGGATGTAAAGCCCGGCTACGGGCGGAATTTCCTCATTCCCCAAGGCAAGGCCGTGATCGCCAGCGATGGCGCCATGAAACAGCTCGAGCGGATGAAGGAGACGGCCGAGCGCCGCGCCGAACTTACCGTCGAGAAAGCCCAGGATATGGCCGATCGACTGGAAACGACGTCGGTCACCATTCCTGTTACGGTGGGTGAAGACGAGAAAATTCACGGTTCTGTGACCAACCAGGATATCGCTGAGGCCCTTGCCGAACGTGATATCGAAATTGACCGCCGTAAGATATCTCTCGATCAGGACATCAGCTCCCTGGGTGAATACACCGCCACCATCAGCCTGCTGGGTGATCTGAAGTCCCAAATCAAGGTCTGGGTGGTGAAGGAGTAG
- a CDS encoding cytochrome c biogenesis protein CcdA, with protein sequence MKKRLTVFLGILAMAMAPFFVEAQIPSPVSFEVTSAPETVRAGESFEVTVQATIEGNWHLYSVNIPPDAGPYPTAFTSASSQMVLTDSVRESEAVIEYDPNFETELGWHSEEATFTIPVAFRPNSQSEGSNTIRLQVRYQVCNDSSCLPPTTKEIAQPITVTDLAPEPWPGFEEMDDASAGAGEGGDTQDGTAAGEGSGSLQQGGDSGSVRSGGLGSGGIFSFLWIALGAGFAALLTPCVFPMIPLTVSFFTKQKEGPGGGAVGQALAFGLAIVVTFTLMGALLALLVGASGANRFAANPWVNLFIAAMLVVFALSLLGAFELRLPHQLTNWLNRQSNESSGLLGVLFMALTISAVSFSCTAPFVGGVLAATAGGEWFYPIVGMAAFSAAFASPFVVLALFPRWMESLPKSGSWMNVVKVLLGFVELAAAVKFLSNADLVLGWGLVSRPLAIAAWIAIFLMAGLYVLGVYTLKHEPEKKKVGAGRIMLALPMLLFCFYLLPGLLGANLGIWDAWLPPKQASDVSVVRSLAMMGGGAGAIENEGWSEDYQASLERARAEGRPIFIDFTGYTCTNCRDMEANVFPLAEIQQRFDRMEKVKLYTDDGQHGLARQKFQLQMTGTVALPTYVVIDPASEEVLIQHTGMASPERFRDFLDRGLARFEEASSSGGPKELLGERADRGATFSCNPGS encoded by the coding sequence ATGAAAAAACGCCTTACGGTTTTCCTGGGGATCCTCGCCATGGCGATGGCTCCCTTTTTTGTTGAGGCCCAGATTCCCAGTCCCGTCTCCTTCGAAGTGACCTCCGCCCCGGAGACGGTGCGCGCCGGCGAATCCTTTGAGGTCACCGTGCAGGCCACCATCGAGGGGAACTGGCACCTCTATTCGGTAAACATCCCCCCCGACGCAGGACCTTATCCCACCGCCTTCACTTCGGCCAGCTCCCAGATGGTGCTCACCGACAGCGTGCGCGAGTCGGAGGCCGTCATCGAGTACGATCCCAATTTCGAGACCGAACTGGGCTGGCACTCCGAGGAGGCCACCTTTACCATTCCTGTTGCTTTCCGGCCCAACTCGCAGAGCGAGGGCAGCAACACCATCCGCCTGCAGGTGCGCTACCAGGTCTGTAATGACAGCTCCTGCCTGCCGCCAACCACCAAAGAGATCGCGCAGCCCATCACCGTGACCGACCTGGCTCCCGAGCCCTGGCCGGGATTTGAGGAGATGGATGACGCTTCTGCGGGGGCAGGGGAGGGAGGAGACACGCAGGACGGGACTGCTGCCGGGGAGGGATCCGGCAGCCTCCAGCAGGGTGGCGACAGCGGTTCCGTGCGCAGCGGGGGACTGGGTTCGGGCGGTATCTTCTCTTTTCTCTGGATTGCACTGGGCGCCGGATTCGCCGCGCTGCTGACGCCCTGCGTCTTTCCCATGATCCCGCTTACCGTCTCCTTCTTCACCAAGCAGAAGGAGGGTCCCGGCGGGGGTGCTGTGGGACAGGCCCTGGCCTTTGGACTGGCCATCGTGGTGACCTTTACCTTGATGGGCGCGCTGCTGGCGCTCCTGGTAGGGGCCTCCGGGGCCAACCGCTTTGCGGCCAATCCCTGGGTGAACCTCTTTATTGCAGCCATGCTGGTGGTCTTTGCCCTCAGCCTGCTGGGGGCTTTCGAGTTGCGGCTGCCCCACCAGCTCACCAACTGGCTGAACCGGCAAAGCAACGAGAGTTCGGGCCTGCTGGGCGTGCTATTTATGGCCCTAACCATCAGCGCCGTCTCCTTTTCCTGCACCGCCCCCTTCGTGGGCGGCGTGCTGGCGGCCACCGCCGGCGGGGAGTGGTTCTATCCCATCGTGGGCATGGCCGCCTTTTCAGCCGCTTTTGCCTCCCCCTTTGTAGTGCTGGCCCTCTTCCCGCGATGGATGGAAAGCCTGCCTAAAAGCGGATCCTGGATGAACGTGGTGAAGGTACTGCTGGGCTTCGTAGAACTGGCCGCCGCCGTCAAGTTTCTGTCCAACGCCGACCTGGTCCTCGGATGGGGACTCGTTTCGCGTCCCCTCGCCATCGCCGCCTGGATCGCCATCTTCCTTATGGCCGGCCTCTACGTGCTGGGCGTGTATACGCTTAAACATGAGCCCGAAAAGAAAAAGGTGGGTGCCGGCCGTATCATGCTTGCCCTCCCCATGCTGCTCTTCTGTTTCTACCTGCTTCCCGGTCTGCTGGGGGCCAACCTGGGCATATGGGACGCCTGGCTTCCGCCCAAACAGGCGTCCGACGTGAGCGTGGTGCGCAGTCTCGCCATGATGGGCGGGGGCGCCGGGGCCATCGAAAATGAGGGCTGGTCGGAGGACTACCAGGCCTCCCTTGAGCGCGCCCGCGCTGAGGGCCGCCCTATCTTTATCGACTTCACCGGTTACACCTGCACGAACTGCAGGGACATGGAGGCCAACGTCTTTCCCCTGGCTGAAATCCAACAGCGCTTTGACCGCATGGAAAAGGTAAAGCTCTACACCGATGACGGGCAGCATGGACTGGCCCGCCAGAAATTCCAGCTGCAGATGACCGGCACCGTGGCCCTGCCCACCTACGTGGTGATCGATCCCGCCTCTGAAGAGGTGCTCATCCAGCACACGGGCATGGCCAGTCCTGAACGCTTTCGGGATTTCCTTGACCGGGGACTCGCACGATTTGAGGAGGCTTCCTCTTCAGGTGGACCGAAGGAGTTGCTGGGCGAACGCGCCGACAGGGGGGCAACCTTTTCTTGCAACCCAGGCTCATAA
- a CDS encoding MotA/TolQ/ExbB proton channel family protein, with the protein MWPVLIALILGLAIFLERVISLNLADIDTRKFIVDVQEALQEGGIPAAQDLCAETRGPVASVFQAGLMRVDEGVEAAEKAISAYGSIEMSFLERGLVWLSLFIAIAPLLGFLGTVVGMIEAFDAIETAGDISPSLVAGGIKTALLTTAAGLMAGIILQVGYNYCVSKIDRLIAEMEESSITLIDSIVDMKQGGGGGASGQ; encoded by the coding sequence ATGTGGCCGGTGCTCATTGCCTTGATCCTTGGTCTGGCCATTTTCCTCGAGCGAGTAATTTCCCTGAATCTCGCCGACATCGACACCCGTAAATTTATCGTGGACGTGCAGGAGGCACTGCAGGAGGGAGGTATTCCCGCCGCGCAGGACCTTTGCGCCGAAACCCGCGGTCCGGTGGCCTCCGTTTTCCAGGCTGGTCTGATGCGTGTGGATGAAGGCGTAGAAGCGGCCGAGAAAGCCATTTCCGCTTACGGATCCATTGAAATGAGCTTCCTTGAGCGCGGATTGGTCTGGCTGTCGCTGTTTATCGCCATCGCCCCGCTGCTTGGCTTCCTCGGAACGGTGGTAGGTATGATCGAGGCCTTCGACGCCATTGAAACGGCGGGCGATATCTCACCCTCCCTGGTGGCCGGCGGTATTAAGACTGCTCTGCTGACCACCGCCGCCGGACTGATGGCCGGTATTATTCTGCAGGTGGGTTACAACTACTGCGTTTCCAAGATTGACCGTCTGATCGCCGAGATGGAAGAGTCCTCCATTACCCTGATCGACTCCATCGTCGACATGAAACAGGGCGGAGGCGGAGGAGCGTCCGGACAGTAA
- a CDS encoding biopolymer transporter ExbD, which produces MIIKKNKSRDGGEIPSSSLADIAFLLLIFFLLVTTIDIDTGIGLTLPPAPDENVEPPPIKERNLLNISVNESGQVLLDEEPTAISQVKQMVKDFVTNNGQDPNLSEAPDMAIVSIKTHRQTPYRIYINMLDEVIGAYNELRNQASQEMYGRDFSFWDEGSEQYETVKNRYPKKISIAEPDEG; this is translated from the coding sequence ATGATCATCAAAAAGAACAAGAGCCGGGACGGTGGGGAGATCCCCAGCTCCTCGCTGGCGGACATCGCCTTCCTGCTGCTTATCTTCTTTCTCCTGGTAACGACCATCGACATCGACACGGGTATAGGACTCACCCTGCCGCCCGCCCCTGACGAGAATGTGGAGCCGCCGCCCATCAAGGAGCGGAACCTGCTCAACATCAGCGTCAACGAGTCGGGACAGGTGCTGCTGGACGAGGAGCCCACGGCCATTTCCCAGGTGAAGCAGATGGTCAAGGATTTCGTGACCAACAACGGTCAGGATCCCAACCTCTCCGAAGCGCCCGACATGGCTATCGTCTCCATCAAGACACACCGGCAGACGCCCTACCGCATCTACATCAATATGCTGGATGAGGTAATTGGGGCCTACAACGAGCTCCGGAACCAGGCTTCGCAGGAGATGTACGGCCGCGATTTCAGCTTCTGGGATGAAGGTTCCGAGCAGTACGAGACCGTCAAGAACCGTTATCCGAAGAAAATTTCAATTGCAGAGCCTGACGAGGGTTAA
- a CDS encoding biopolymer transporter ExbD, translating to MGHFQKKSASTSTEVPTASMPDIVFMLLIFFMVTTVLREVTLKVRVNFTQAENIEKIEQKRLISYIYVGPLKLGPNEVGETEIQIDDAIIEDIGSIEKLMYDKLMEQPKLIVSLRVDEEVNTGIVTDIQEELRDANALRINYSTKREVNTGGN from the coding sequence ATGGGACACTTTCAAAAGAAATCCGCCAGCACCAGTACGGAGGTGCCCACGGCCTCCATGCCGGATATTGTTTTCATGCTGTTGATCTTCTTCATGGTGACCACCGTGCTTCGCGAGGTCACCTTGAAGGTACGGGTCAACTTTACCCAGGCTGAAAACATCGAAAAAATCGAACAGAAGCGCCTTATCTCCTACATCTATGTGGGTCCACTCAAACTGGGTCCCAACGAGGTCGGGGAGACCGAGATTCAGATTGACGATGCCATCATCGAGGACATCGGGTCCATCGAGAAGCTGATGTACGACAAGCTGATGGAGCAGCCCAAGCTCATTGTCTCGCTGCGCGTAGACGAAGAGGTCAATACCGGCATCGTAACTGACATACAGGAAGAGTTGCGCGACGCCAACGCACTGCGCATCAACTACTCAACCAAACGCGAAGTGAACACGGGCGGCAACTGA